The Desulfofundulus luciae genome includes the window CCATCGCCTACGAGTCCAAACAGTTCACTGCCGGTGAGTTCTTCGTTGCCGGCATCCCTGCCAGTATTATGGCCCTTGTACTGCTGGCCGTGTTTGCCCTGACCGTCTGGCCGCTCCTGGGTGTGCCGGCACTGGTAAAATAAGCTGGTAAAATAAAATCAGCACTAGTAAAATAAAAACAAGGTGTCGGGAGCGGGACGTGTCGGAAGCGGGCCAGACGCACGTACACGGCGGGCCCGCTTGCCTCAAAAGGAGGAACACAAGATGCTGCAGAAGGCCCCGATGGTCGGCTGGAAACCCGGGGGTTTCCCCGTGGTGAGCGCGAATGCATTTATTCATGAAACTGCGGTTTTAATGGGAGACGTGGTAATTAAAGATGGGGTTGCCGTATATCCCCTGGCAGTGCTCCGGGCCGATGAAGGATTTCCCATTGTCATCGGCGAATACAGCAATGTTCAGGATGGTGTGGTCATCCATTGCCTTAAAGGCGGCAGCGTAACCGTGGGCCAGAGGTGCAGCCTGGCCCACGGGGCGATCATCCACGGGCCGTGCGAAATCGGGGACGAAACTTTTGTGGGGTTCAGGGCCATGGTGGTAAAAAGCCGCCTGGGTCGGGGGTGCTTTGTCGGTCATGGGGCTCTGGTAAACGGTGTGGAAATACCCGACGGCAAATACGTACCCAGCCTGGCCGTGGTGACCACGTCAGAGCATGCGGCTGCCCTGCCGGAGGTCTCCCGGGAACAGCTGGAATTTGTCAGGGAAGTGTTTTCGGTCAACCGGGAGCTGTGCGATGCCTACTTAAATCTCCATAGGAGGGGTGAACCTTGTCCGAGCAAACCCAGGTAATCTTTGCCACGGCCGTCTTTTTGCTCACCTACGCCTTGATTGTTTCGGAAAAAATCCACCGGGCGGTGGCCGCACTGGTGGGAGCAGCAATACTGGCCCTCACCGGGATTTTGAACCCCGAAGAGGCGACCCATGCCATTGACTTTAACACCATCGGCCTTCTGGTGGGCATGATGATCATCGTAGGCATCACCCGCCAGACGGGTGTCTTTGAATACCTGGCCATCAAGGCGGCCCGCCAGGCCAGGGGTGAGCCCCTGCGCATCATGGCCGCCCTTTCCCTGGTTACGGCAGTACTCTCGGCTTTTCTGGACAATGTGACCACGGTGCTGCTGATCGTCCCCGTCACCTTTGCCATCGCCGGCCAGTTGCAGATCAGTCCCATACCTTTTCTTATTGCTGAAATCCTGGCATCCAACATTGGCGGCACGGCCACATTGATCGGCGACCCGCCCAACATCATGATCGGCAGTCAGACCCACGTTGGGTTCATGGATTTCGTCATCAACCTGACGCCGGTAATTGCAGTTATCTATATACTAACAATTTTCTTCCTGCGCCTGATCTACCGCCGCCAACTGGTAGCCCGCCCGGAACTGCAGGAAAAAATTATGCTCTTAAATGAAAGGGATGAAATTAAGGATCCCGTTTTATTGAAAAAGTGCCTGGTAGTGCTGTTACTGACCATTGCCGGATTTGTCCTGCACCAGTACCTGCACCTGGAATCCAGTGTCATCGCCCTTTCCGGGGCCAGCCTGCTGCTGCTGATTACCCGGGAGGATCCCGAGCACGCCCTGCACGCGGTGGAATGGCCGGTAATCTTTTTCTTTGTCGGTCTCTTCGTAGTGGTGGGAGCGCTGGAAAAGGTGGGGGTTATTGAAGCCGTGGCCCGCTTCTCCCTGGAAGTCACCCGGGGACAGCTGGTGCCCGCGGCCATGCTCATCCTGTGGATCTCCGCCCTGGCCTCGGCCTTTGTGGATAACATCCCCTTCGTGGCTACCATGATCCCGCTCATACAGGATATGGGGCGCCTGGGTGGAATAGCGGACTTGAACCTGCTCTGGTGGAGCCTTTCCCTGGGGGCGTGTTTGGGGGGCAACGGTACGGCCATCGGCGCTTCCGCCAACGTGGTGGTCATCGGCATGGCGGAAAAGAGGGGCCACCCCATTTCCTTCCTCGGCTACATGAAGGTGGCCTTCCCGCTCATGATC containing:
- a CDS encoding gamma carbonic anhydrase family protein; protein product: MLQKAPMVGWKPGGFPVVSANAFIHETAVLMGDVVIKDGVAVYPLAVLRADEGFPIVIGEYSNVQDGVVIHCLKGGSVTVGQRCSLAHGAIIHGPCEIGDETFVGFRAMVVKSRLGRGCFVGHGALVNGVEIPDGKYVPSLAVVTTSEHAAALPEVSREQLEFVREVFSVNRELCDAYLNLHRRGEPCPSKPR
- a CDS encoding ArsB/NhaD family transporter; translation: MSEQTQVIFATAVFLLTYALIVSEKIHRAVAALVGAAILALTGILNPEEATHAIDFNTIGLLVGMMIIVGITRQTGVFEYLAIKAARQARGEPLRIMAALSLVTAVLSAFLDNVTTVLLIVPVTFAIAGQLQISPIPFLIAEILASNIGGTATLIGDPPNIMIGSQTHVGFMDFVINLTPVIAVIYILTIFFLRLIYRRQLVARPELQEKIMLLNERDEIKDPVLLKKCLVVLLLTIAGFVLHQYLHLESSVIALSGASLLLLITREDPEHALHAVEWPVIFFFVGLFVVVGALEKVGVIEAVARFSLEVTRGQLVPAAMLILWISALASAFVDNIPFVATMIPLIQDMGRLGGIADLNLLWWSLSLGACLGGNGTAIGASANVVVIGMAEKRGHPISFLGYMKVAFPLMIMSIVVSTVYLLFWHHYHGLVSLVGTLAAAAVLGLVTTLLNNVLYRSENRPAAKVLSKYREA